The genomic segment GACCAGGACATCCCGCCCGACGGCGGCGACATCGGCCTGCACGCGACCCCGCTCGTCGCGGGGAACGTGGTGGTCGTGGGAGCAGCCTTCGGCACCGGCGCGAACCCGAAGAGCAAGATCGCGGTGAAGGGGAACATCCGCGGCTTCGACGCGCGGACCGGCAAGCGCCTGTGGATCTTCCACACGATCCCGAGGCCCGGCGAGTTCGGCAACGACACCTGGCGGCAGGACTCGTGGGCCTTCACGGGCAACACCGGCGTGTGGGCGCAGATGTCGGCCGACGAGGCGCTCGGCCTCGTCTACCTCCCCGTGGAAACGCCGACCGGTGACTACTTCGGCGGCAACCGCCCCGGCGACAACCTGTTCAGCGAGAGCCTGGTCGCGCTGGACCTCGAAACCGGCGAGCGTCGGTGGCACTACCAGTTCGTGCATCACGGCATCTGGGACATGGACCTGCCGTGCGCGCCGATCCTCGTGGACGTGCCGATGGCGGGCCGCACGATCAAGGCCATCGCGCAGCCGTCGAAGCAGTCGTTCCTGTACGTGCTGAACCGTGAGACCGGCGAGCCCGTCTGGCCGATCGAGGAGCGGCCGGTCGAGAAGGGCACCGTGCCCGGCGAGTGGTACGCCCCGACGCAGCCCTTTCCCACCAGGCCGCCGGCCTACGAGCGCCAGTCGGTGTCGGTGGACGACCTCATCGACTTCACCCCGGAGCTGAAAGCCGAGGCGTTGGAGTTCGTGAAGAAGTACACGATGGGCGGGCTCTTCAATCCGCCGGTCGTGAGCCGCCGGGAGGGGCCGATCGCGGCGCTGACCCGGTCCACCTCCGGCACGAACTGGAAGGGCGGATCCTACGACCCCGATTCGCACGTGGTCTACGTGTCGTCCACGGGCGCCATCACGGCCTACGGGTTGGTGCCCCCGCCCGCGGGTTTCTCGGACATGCAGTACATCGCCGGCAACGCGCTGACCGGGCCGCGGCTGTCCGGTGGCGCCGGCTCGGCCGCCGGCGGCGGCAACGCTAACCTCGCGGCCGCGCGCGCGCCGTCGAGCCCGGCGACCCGGCCCGCGGCGGCCGCGGCCGATGCGGGCGGCGGCGGGGGCGGCTCCACGAACATCCAGGGGCTGCCGCTCGGCAAGCCGCCCTACGGCAGCCTGACGGCCATCGACCTCACGAAGGGCGAGATCCTGTGGTCCGTGCCCCACGGCGACACGCCGACCCCCATCAAGAACCACCCGGCCCTGAAGGGACTCGACCTGCCGCGCACGGGACGTCCCGGGACGGTCGGCACGCTCGTGACGAAGACGCTCCTCATCGCGGCCGATCCAGGCGTCGACGTCCAGGCGAACGGCGAGCGGGGCGCGATGCTGTGGGCCTACGACAAGGCCACGGGTGAGCGCGTCGGGTCGATTCAGATGCCGGCGGGTGAAGGCGGCGCCCCGATGACCTACATGGTCAACGGCCGGCAGTACCTCGTGATCGCCATCAGCAGCGGCACCTACTCCGGTGAGCTGCGCGCCTATCGGCTGCCGGACTGAACGGCCGTCGCCGGGCGTCAGGCCCCCGGGTTCGGACCGCCGGCGTGCCCAGGGATCAGAACCGTCGGTCCGCTGGCAGGTGTGGTACATGGGAGGACGGCGCCGCAATCCGCGCCGGAGGGGGACACCGATGAGCAGGAAGATCACGTGGACCGTGGCGGCCCTGGTCCTCGCAGCCGCGACGATGGCCGGGCTCGAGCGCGCGAGCGCGGCCCGCGCGGAGCCGCAGGTGTCGCCGGCGCCCGCGGCGGACTGGTCGGAACGCGCCGTCCACAACATCGGGGCCCCCATCAACACGAAGTGGGACGAGGGCGAGCTGTCGTTCGCCGACGACGGCACGATGGTGTTCACCTCGTCGCGGCAGGACCTCGCCGTGGCGCCCGGCGATCCGAAGGACCTCTACATCGCCACGTTCAACACCGAGACGGGCACCTGGAACACGCCCGTGAACATGGGCCTGCCGATCAACGCGGCCCCCGCCACCGACGTGGACCCGCTGCGCAAGGGCGACGACCGCGAGCCCTGGATCACGCCCGACGGCAACACCATCTTCTTCAAGTCCGATCGCCTGGCCACGTCCACCCCGCGCAACATGAACGACGTGTTCGTCACCCGCAAGGTCAACGGCAAATGGACGACGCCGGAGCTCGTGCCAGCGCCGGTCAGCACCGACGTCGGCAACGAACACTGCCCGATGCTCCTGGCCGACGGCAAGACCCTGTGCTTCGCCTCCGAGCGGCCCGGCGGGTTCGGCGCCGCCGACATCTGGTGCTCGCAAAAGGGCGCCGACGGCTCGTGGCAGGACCCGGTCAACCAGGGGCCCAATATCAACACGGCGGCGAGCGAATTCCACTTCATGCAGGACCGCAAGGGCCAGTGGGTGTACTTCACGTCAAGCCGGCCCGGCGGCAGCGGCGGCGCGGACCTGTGGGCCTCGCGTCAGCTCGGGCCGAACTCGTGGAGCCCGGCCGTGAACCTGGGCCCGCTCGTGAACACCAAGGGCGCCGACATGTGCCCGGCCCTCGGGCCCGGCGGCAAGACGTTCTGCTGGTTCGCCGGTCGCCCCGACAGCCTGGGCGCGGCCGACATCTACTTCACGGGCCAGGCCAACATCGACCGCGTGCTCGAGGCCGCGCGGAAGTAGCGGGACGGCGTGCCCCCGACACGGCGCCCCGCGGCACGCACGGGCTCGCGTGATGAGGATGCCGCCTCGGCTCCACGCGCTACGGCATCCAGGGCGGCGACCGGGGCGGGGCTGCGCATCACGTGGCCGCCGGTGGAGATCACGAGCCTGCGCGTCGAGCAGCCCATCGCCGCCGGCGATCGGCGCTGGGCGGTGTACGAGCTGCACCTGCTCGGCGCCGACGCCGCGGATTGACACGCTGGGCTTCCCCGTCACGCGTCGCATGCGGGTACGTGGCTTGCACCACGGTCGTGTGAGCGACACCGGAGGACGCATGACCAAGCCGCAGCGGGGAACCCCGCACGAGATGCGCGACGACCACAGCCTGCCCGGCACCAATCAGGCGGGCACGGGGCCTGGAGACGCTGACGCCCCTGGGCAGGGCGCGCCGCCGGAAGGCGAGCCGGCTCCCCAGAAAGAGCAACGCGAGGACCACAGCCTGCCCGGCACGAACCAGGCGGGCACCGGACCGGGCGCGGGCGAGCCCGGCGAGCGCGGCTAGCGCGGCCGCGCGGCCGCGGGTCGAACGCGCCGGGCGGCCGACGTGCCCCGGCGCGCACCCCTCTCATTTCCTTGCGGGCCACATGCCGCCCGCACGGACTCGATCCGGGCCGCCGCCGGCGACGGCAGCGCTGGTAGGATTGGGGGCCATGATCAGCCTCCTGCGCTCCACCGTGCTCTCGACCGCCGTTCTCGCGGCCGCCGCGTCCGCCTTCGCGCAGGGCCGCCCGATCCTGCCGCCCGCGCCGACGCCCACGGACGTGAAGCCGGGCAGCATCACGTGCGACGAGTGCCCGTACCCGTATCCCAGCAAGTACCTGGACATCAGCGTCTACAGCCAGGACGTGCGCATCTCCTACATGGACATCGCGGCCCAGGGCACGCCGAACGGCCACACGGTGCTCCTGCTGCACGGCAACAACTTCGGGGGCTTCTACTTCAAGGCCATCATCGACCCGCTGGCCGCCGCCGGCTTCCGCGTGATCGTCCCGGACCAGATCGGGTACGGCAAGTCCTCGAAGCCCATCGCGCCGTACAACTTCAACTCGCAGTCGTGGAACACCTACCAGATCCTGCGGCACGAGAAGGTCGAGCGGGTGATGGTGATCGGCCACTCGATGGGCGGCATGCTGGCCGCCCGCTTCTCCACGCAGTATCCGAAGGCCGTCGAGCGCGTGGTCGTCTACAACCCGATCGGGCTCACCGACGGGCGGTTCGACCGGCCGATGCAGCCGATCGACGAGGCGTACAAGCGGACGCTGGAGACCGACTACCAGAGCACGCGCAACAGCCTCG from the Vicinamibacterales bacterium genome contains:
- a CDS encoding PQQ-binding-like beta-propeller repeat protein, which produces MAASRQRPFPRAALAAALLSLAVVASHAQGTRSVEWRHYGADLGSTRYSPLDQITAANFPTLELAWRFKTDNLGERPEFQYEGTPLMIGGVLYATGGSRRAVVALDAATGELLWVHGEREGRRAETAPRKLSGRGLSYWTDGTDTRVLYVTPGYQLVALDAKTGLRVPSFGKDGRVDLKLDDDQDIPPDGGDIGLHATPLVAGNVVVVGAAFGTGANPKSKIAVKGNIRGFDARTGKRLWIFHTIPRPGEFGNDTWRQDSWAFTGNTGVWAQMSADEALGLVYLPVETPTGDYFGGNRPGDNLFSESLVALDLETGERRWHYQFVHHGIWDMDLPCAPILVDVPMAGRTIKAIAQPSKQSFLYVLNRETGEPVWPIEERPVEKGTVPGEWYAPTQPFPTRPPAYERQSVSVDDLIDFTPELKAEALEFVKKYTMGGLFNPPVVSRREGPIAALTRSTSGTNWKGGSYDPDSHVVYVSSTGAITAYGLVPPPAGFSDMQYIAGNALTGPRLSGGAGSAAGGGNANLAAARAPSSPATRPAAAAADAGGGGGGSTNIQGLPLGKPPYGSLTAIDLTKGEILWSVPHGDTPTPIKNHPALKGLDLPRTGRPGTVGTLVTKTLLIAADPGVDVQANGERGAMLWAYDKATGERVGSIQMPAGEGGAPMTYMVNGRQYLVIAISSGTYSGELRAYRLPD
- a CDS encoding alpha/beta hydrolase, yielding MISLLRSTVLSTAVLAAAASAFAQGRPILPPAPTPTDVKPGSITCDECPYPYPSKYLDISVYSQDVRISYMDIAAQGTPNGHTVLLLHGNNFGGFYFKAIIDPLAAAGFRVIVPDQIGYGKSSKPIAPYNFNSQSWNTYQILRHEKVERVMVIGHSMGGMLAARFSTQYPKAVERVVVYNPIGLTDGRFDRPMQPIDEAYKRTLETDYQSTRNSLARYVAHDPKAWNDQFETYTRIRYSWTLSADWPRLAMVQALIGQMLYFDPVVYDWAHIQAPTLAFGGAEDMLLGPAANFQARMKVLADSVPNGNGHLHLIPGLGHVPHLEAPDKVIPPLLAFLKEGVSAK